Proteins co-encoded in one Pseudoliparis swirei isolate HS2019 ecotype Mariana Trench chromosome 7, NWPU_hadal_v1, whole genome shotgun sequence genomic window:
- the sfrp1a gene encoding secreted frizzled-related protein 1a: MRSAPGSFWRIIRLAATVALISVSSASEYEYLSWKSDMYTGGRSYGKPPQCVDIPEDLRLCHNVGYNQMLLPNLLEHETMAEVKQQASSWVPLVHKNCHPGTQLLLCSLFAPVCLERPIYPCRWLCEAVRDGCIPIMEAFGFPWPEMLTCDKFPQDEVCIAMTQPNSTEATKATGFSPVCPPCDNEMKTDAMLEHMCASEFAFKTKIKEVTRENMDRKVTLQKRKKMLKEGNLKKKDMKTLVLYLKNGADCPCQQLDNLGNQYLIMGRKVDKQYLLTGIHKWDKSSKEFKKAIKKLKTYKCPAFENVFK, from the exons atgAGGTCAGCTCCTGGATCCTTCTGGAGGATAATCCGACTGGCCGCGACAGTGGCGCTCATCTCGGTGAGCAGCGCATCAGAGTACGAGTACCTCAGCTGGAAGTCGGACATGTATACCGGCGGGCGCAGCTACGGCAAGCCTCCCCAGTGCGTGGACATCCCGGAGGACCTGCGGCTGTGCCACAACGTTGGCTACAACCAGATGCTGCTGCCCAACCTGCTGGAGCACGAAACCATGGCGGAGGTGAAGCAGCAGGCCAGCAGCTGGGTGCCCCTGGTGCACAAGAACTGCCACCCAGGCACGCAGCTTCTCCTCTGCTCGCTGTTTGCGCCCGTGTGCTTGGAGCGGCCCATCTACCCGTGCCGCTGGCTGTGCGAGGCCGTGCGGGACGGCTGCATCCCCATCATGGAGGCGTTCGGCTTCCCCTGGCCGGAGATGCTCACCTGCGACAAGTTTCCGCAAGACGAAGTGTGCATTGCTATGACGCAGCCCAATTCCACCGAGGCCACCAAAGCGACAG GTTTCTCTCCCGTCTGCCCTCCGTGTGACAACGAAATGAAAACAGACGCCATGCTCGAGCACATGTGTGCCAGCGAGTTCG CTTTCAAGACCAAGATCAAGGAGGTGACGCGAGAAAACATGGACCGCAAGGTAACCCtgcagaagaggaaaaagatgTTGAAAGAGGGCaacctgaagaagaaggacatgaagacgcTGGTGTTGTACCTTAAGAATGGCGCGGACTGCCCCTGCCAGCAGCTTGACAACCTGGGGAACCAGTATCTAATCATGGGCCGCAAAGTGGATAAGCAGTACCTTCTCACAGGCATCCACAAGTGGGACAAGTCCAGCAAGGAGTTCAAAAAGGCCATCAAGAAACTCAAGACCTACAAATGCCCCGCCTTTGAGAATGTCTTCAAATAA